In a single window of the Candidatus Melainabacteria bacterium genome:
- a CDS encoding DUF2945 domain-containing protein produces MSQAFKVGDRVQWNSDAGCSTGTITRKVTTEVSFKGYVRHASEKDPQYIIKNEVNNQEVMQRGVTLRLARKNKTLTATMA; encoded by the coding sequence ATGTCTCAAGCTTTCAAAGTGGGCGATCGCGTCCAGTGGAATTCCGATGCGGGTTGCTCCACAGGAACGATTACAAGAAAAGTGACTACAGAGGTGAGTTTTAAGGGCTATGTACGGCACGCGTCTGAGAAAGACCCGCAGTACATAATCAAAAATGAGGTAAACAATCAAGAAGTAATGCAACGCGGCGTCACCTTGCGTCTTGCTCGCAAAAACAAAACGCTGACTGCGACTATGGCTTGA
- the gndA gene encoding NADP-dependent phosphogluconate dehydrogenase, protein MADKAKIGLIGLGVMGENLALNIERNGFPISIYNRTVEKVDEFVNDRGKGKKVFGYHDDKSFVESLERPRKIILLVKAGAPVDQTVEKLLPYLEKDDIIIDGGNSHFTDTIRREKELAAKGIRFIGSGVSGGEEGALWGPSLMPGGDEKAYNEIKPIWEAIAAKSSDGPCVTYLGPNGAGHFVKMVHNGIEYGDMQLIAEIYDVMRRGLGLKADQISDVFEEWNKGILDSFLIEITAKILSVTDPETGKFLVDLIVDKAGQKGTGKWTGEIALDLGIAIPTIDAALTGRLLSALKDERMVASKKLSGPSDASISSADSKKVLAALHDALYASKVCSYAQGMALIRAGSNEYKWNVDLSECARIWEGGCIIRAKLLQTIKQAFKRQGDVNNLLVDPEFSSWIVEHQANWRYAITTAVNAGIPVPALSASLAYFDSYRCANLPQNLTQAQRDFFGAHTYERIDKPGAGFVHTDWPSLIKEKTGKPS, encoded by the coding sequence ATGGCTGATAAGGCGAAGATCGGGTTGATTGGACTGGGAGTCATGGGTGAAAACCTTGCTCTCAACATCGAACGCAATGGTTTTCCGATCTCAATCTATAATCGCACCGTCGAGAAGGTCGACGAGTTTGTCAACGATCGAGGCAAAGGCAAGAAGGTCTTTGGCTATCACGACGATAAGAGTTTTGTAGAGTCGCTCGAACGACCACGCAAAATTATTTTGCTTGTCAAAGCCGGCGCACCGGTCGATCAGACGGTCGAGAAGTTGCTGCCATATCTGGAAAAGGATGACATCATCATCGATGGTGGCAATTCTCACTTTACCGATACGATTCGCCGAGAAAAGGAACTGGCTGCAAAAGGAATTCGTTTCATTGGCTCAGGCGTCTCGGGCGGCGAAGAAGGCGCCCTGTGGGGACCTTCGTTGATGCCAGGCGGCGATGAAAAAGCCTACAACGAGATTAAGCCTATCTGGGAAGCGATTGCTGCTAAGTCTTCAGACGGTCCCTGTGTGACTTATTTAGGACCAAACGGAGCCGGGCACTTCGTCAAGATGGTCCATAATGGTATCGAATATGGTGACATGCAGCTGATTGCCGAGATCTACGATGTGATGAGACGCGGTCTCGGACTCAAGGCAGATCAGATCAGCGATGTCTTTGAGGAGTGGAACAAGGGCATTCTCGACTCATTCTTGATTGAAATTACTGCCAAAATTTTGTCGGTAACAGACCCCGAGACAGGCAAGTTCCTGGTCGATCTGATTGTTGATAAAGCTGGTCAAAAAGGTACAGGTAAGTGGACAGGCGAGATTGCGCTCGATCTGGGCATCGCTATTCCGACAATCGATGCAGCATTGACCGGCCGCCTGCTTTCCGCCCTGAAAGATGAGCGCATGGTAGCTTCCAAAAAACTGTCGGGTCCGAGTGACGCGTCAATTAGTTCAGCTGATTCAAAGAAAGTGCTGGCTGCTTTGCACGATGCTCTCTACGCCAGCAAAGTGTGCAGTTACGCTCAGGGTATGGCTTTGATCCGGGCCGGCTCAAACGAGTACAAGTGGAACGTCGATCTTTCTGAATGTGCTCGCATCTGGGAAGGCGGCTGCATTATCAGGGCGAAGCTTCTGCAGACAATCAAACAGGCGTTCAAGCGACAGGGTGACGTGAACAACCTGCTTGTCGATCCTGAATTCAGCTCCTGGATAGTCGAGCATCAGGCCAACTGGCGTTACGCGATTACGACCGCGGTCAATGCAGGCATTCCTGTTCCGGCTCTCAGTGCCAGTCTGGCTTACTTCGACAGCTACCGCTGTGCGAATTTGCCGCAAAACTTAACACAAGCTCAGCGCGACTTCTTCGGTGCTCATACCTATGAACGCATCGATAAGCCGGGGGCGGGCTTTGTTCATACCGACTGGCCTTCCTTGATCAAAGAGAAAACCGGCAAACCTTCATAA
- the zwf gene encoding glucose-6-phosphate dehydrogenase: MVTTESALAKNPLLEGMRLEKRASPFAMVILGAHGDLTKRKLIPALYALYLEDLLPKDFAILGSSRTKMTDDEFRAVMKDSVQKYASDLNFQEASWGEFAKSLHYSAADVTKPDGFNVLSGRLQELKEEHATQGNHIFYLSTAPSLYTPIVKGLASSGLATKAKRGQAPWPRIIVEKPFGHDLKSSIALDEEIHEVFSEHQVYRIDHYLGKETVQNIMVLRFANGIFEPLWNQKHVDHVQITNAETLGVEGRGSYYEEAGNLRDMVQNHLLQLVSLVGMEPPISLDPEATRDEKAKVLKCLRPIDPSEVDDYAVRGQYGPGYILGQSVPGYREEDGVSNQSNVETFTALKLFIDNWRWAGVPFYIRSGKRLAKSITEIAIHFKSPPHRLFSESIDTLTDGKTEGLMPNVLVLQIQPEEGISLKFATKQPGQTNQLRHLNMDFKYGTAFGVRSATAYERLIHDCLMGDPSLFSRTDQVEVCWNFISPVLEAWSDKSRKTDFPNYAAGSWGPAASDDLIASTGHAWRRL; encoded by the coding sequence ATGGTAACGACGGAAAGTGCGTTGGCTAAGAATCCACTGCTTGAGGGCATGCGCCTCGAAAAGCGCGCCAGTCCGTTCGCTATGGTGATTCTTGGCGCCCACGGTGATTTGACTAAACGCAAGCTGATTCCAGCGCTCTATGCACTCTATCTGGAAGATTTGCTGCCGAAAGATTTTGCCATCCTGGGCTCATCCAGAACCAAGATGACAGATGATGAGTTTCGCGCTGTCATGAAAGATTCGGTGCAGAAATATGCTTCGGATCTCAATTTTCAAGAAGCCTCATGGGGCGAATTTGCCAAAAGTTTGCATTACTCAGCCGCTGACGTGACTAAACCGGATGGATTCAACGTATTGTCGGGTCGGCTGCAGGAGCTGAAAGAAGAGCATGCCACTCAAGGCAATCATATCTTTTACCTTTCCACGGCGCCCAGCCTCTACACCCCGATCGTGAAAGGTCTGGCCAGCTCAGGATTGGCTACTAAAGCCAAGCGCGGTCAGGCGCCCTGGCCTCGCATTATTGTCGAGAAACCTTTCGGTCACGACTTGAAGTCTTCAATTGCTCTCGATGAAGAAATCCATGAGGTCTTCAGCGAGCACCAGGTTTATCGCATCGACCACTATCTCGGTAAAGAGACAGTGCAAAACATCATGGTGTTGCGTTTCGCCAACGGTATATTCGAGCCTTTGTGGAATCAGAAACACGTCGACCATGTTCAGATTACAAATGCTGAGACCCTGGGTGTGGAAGGACGCGGCTCATACTACGAGGAAGCTGGCAACCTGCGCGATATGGTGCAGAACCACCTTCTGCAGTTGGTTTCACTTGTAGGCATGGAACCACCGATTTCGCTTGATCCGGAAGCTACGCGTGACGAAAAAGCGAAGGTGCTCAAGTGCCTGCGCCCCATAGACCCCAGTGAAGTGGATGACTATGCGGTCCGCGGGCAATATGGACCAGGTTACATACTCGGTCAATCAGTGCCTGGTTATCGCGAAGAAGATGGTGTTTCCAACCAGTCGAACGTCGAGACTTTTACCGCCCTTAAATTGTTTATCGATAACTGGCGATGGGCTGGAGTGCCGTTTTACATTCGCTCCGGCAAGCGCCTGGCTAAATCCATAACGGAGATTGCCATCCACTTCAAAAGCCCGCCCCATCGTCTCTTCTCAGAGTCTATCGACACACTTACCGATGGCAAGACTGAAGGCTTGATGCCCAACGTTCTTGTACTCCAGATTCAGCCAGAGGAAGGTATCTCGCTGAAATTTGCCACCAAGCAACCGGGGCAAACCAATCAATTGCGTCACTTGAATATGGACTTCAAGTATGGCACCGCATTTGGTGTGCGAAGCGCTACTGCCTATGAGCGCTTGATTCACGACTGCTTGATGGGAGATCCGTCGCTGTTTTCTCGTACAGACCAGGTAGAAGTATGTTGGAACTTCATTAGCCCTGTGCTGGAAGCATGGTCTGACAAGAGCAGAAAGACCGACTTCCCTAACTATGCTGCCGGGTCATGGGGTCCAGCTGCCAGCGATGACCTGATCGCATCGACAGGACATGCCTGGAGGCGTCTATGA
- a CDS encoding ribbon-helix-helix protein, CopG family, giving the protein MPKKVLVALPPGLLEQIDIVAQTEHRTRSDLVREALRRYVDTFKRTQGPRMSISTVGPQKVALLTEAE; this is encoded by the coding sequence ATGCCTAAGAAAGTACTCGTGGCCTTACCACCTGGTCTCCTTGAACAAATCGATATTGTCGCTCAAACGGAGCACCGTACTCGCTCTGACCTGGTCAGAGAAGCATTGAGACGCTACGTCGACACGTTTAAGCGCACTCAAGGCCCTCGCATGTCGATCAGCACTGTTGGACCTCAGAAAGTAGCTTTGTTGACAGAAGCTGAGTAA
- the pgl gene encoding 6-phosphogluconolactonase, with product MLNSSRVLGKLEVSENSAELVEHIAKTFSELAAQAIKENGRFIVSVSGGSTPKALYKRLSEPPYIGGIQWADVIFFLGDERCVPHDHPDSNFKMIDEALLSKIAIPESNVFRTVGQSEDPEISALSYEEDLRRVFRVPEGDVPRFDLILLGLGPDGHTASLFPDSKALQICDRLYVDNYVEKFNSTRITMTYPVINEGQVVIFLVEGDGKAQILKEVLEQPDKQYPSQLVAPRSGNLFWYVDRAAVRLLTTQLER from the coding sequence ATGTTGAATTCAAGCAGAGTATTAGGAAAGCTCGAAGTATCTGAGAATTCAGCCGAGCTGGTTGAACATATTGCTAAGACTTTCTCTGAGCTTGCTGCTCAAGCGATTAAAGAGAACGGACGATTCATAGTTTCCGTCTCTGGCGGTTCAACGCCAAAGGCACTCTATAAGCGGCTTTCCGAGCCTCCTTACATTGGTGGCATACAGTGGGCGGATGTAATTTTCTTTCTTGGCGATGAGCGCTGTGTTCCACACGATCATCCGGACAGCAATTTCAAAATGATCGACGAAGCGCTTCTGTCTAAAATAGCCATTCCAGAGTCGAATGTGTTCAGGACAGTGGGTCAGTCTGAAGACCCCGAAATTTCTGCACTGAGCTATGAAGAGGACTTGCGGAGAGTCTTTCGAGTGCCCGAAGGCGATGTGCCGCGGTTCGACTTGATTCTGCTTGGTCTGGGTCCTGATGGACACACGGCATCTTTGTTTCCAGATTCAAAGGCGCTGCAAATTTGTGACAGGCTCTATGTCGATAACTATGTCGAAAAATTCAACAGCACTCGCATCACGATGACTTATCCCGTCATCAATGAAGGACAGGTCGTAATCTTCCTTGTCGAGGGAGATGGAAAGGCGCAAATTTTGAAGGAAGTGTTGGAGCAGCCCGACAAACAATATCCATCTCAGTTGGTAGCACCGCGCTCCGGCAATTTGTTTTGGTATGTCGATCGCGCTGCGGTCAGATTGCTCACCACACAGTTGGAACGCTAA
- the recO gene encoding DNA repair protein RecO, translated as MPTYTVHAVNVGSFALGETDKVLTIFSAEKGLIKAVAKGARKPGSKIAGRADVLNVNKLLLATGKTFEIITQAESIETFSNVRKDLNRLSYCLYYAELTSHFGLGVADESASYFDFLCDSLRAQSDLNLDPTSLCLMFELKLLQWLGYQPELDCCVVCRDALTEYRIAMFHFESGGIVCEKCTADEQKARVSEGYSKSRQTSSAYVRESVHITPLVWKRLILAAGETMPTDLSGGSSPTIARATEAGRRIIQTYIEYRAGRNMKSLELIGKL; from the coding sequence ATGCCGACTTATACAGTGCACGCAGTCAATGTCGGTTCTTTCGCCCTGGGCGAGACCGATAAAGTGTTGACTATTTTTTCTGCGGAAAAAGGGCTTATCAAAGCCGTGGCGAAAGGCGCGCGCAAGCCTGGCTCGAAGATAGCCGGGCGGGCTGATGTGCTGAACGTTAATAAGCTGCTTCTTGCTACCGGCAAAACCTTCGAAATTATCACCCAGGCGGAAAGCATCGAGACATTTTCCAATGTGAGAAAGGATCTGAACCGTCTTTCTTACTGTCTCTATTACGCTGAATTGACAAGCCATTTCGGGTTAGGAGTAGCTGATGAGAGTGCTTCTTATTTCGATTTCTTATGCGACAGTTTGAGAGCGCAATCAGACTTGAATCTCGATCCTACTTCGCTTTGCTTGATGTTTGAGTTGAAGCTCTTGCAATGGTTGGGCTATCAACCAGAGCTGGATTGTTGTGTTGTATGCCGAGATGCCCTGACTGAATATCGAATCGCTATGTTTCATTTTGAATCGGGCGGCATAGTTTGTGAAAAGTGTACCGCCGACGAGCAGAAAGCCAGGGTAAGTGAGGGCTACAGCAAATCCAGGCAGACATCTTCAGCGTATGTGCGTGAGTCTGTGCACATCACTCCGCTCGTTTGGAAACGACTGATTCTCGCCGCCGGCGAGACAATGCCGACCGATCTCAGTGGCGGAAGTTCGCCCACGATTGCCCGTGCTACAGAAGCCGGCAGGCGAATTATCCAGACCTACATCGAGTACCGCGCTGGCAGGAACATGAAGTCTCTTGAATTGATTGGTAAATTATAA
- a CDS encoding PAS domain-containing hybrid sensor histidine kinase/response regulator, producing the protein MPEVNETTLQLSAPDNQLRILAEAIPQMVWTSDARGNVQYANKQWYEYTGLSYDQTRNMHWLVCVHPDDAQSTREAWLKAVETGNIYEVTHRLKGADNSYRWHLSRALPVKNKRGDLENWFGTSTDIEDQRQASERVQALLESSVQERTEALEIARDEAIRASSLKSQFVQNISHEIRTPMSGILGMSELLAEMELPSDAREMANHILTAAGTLMEIVNDLLDFSKLDANKVALQKSKFSLSELIESVTLSISCALGKKNLNLIVDVQEGLPDSFMGDEKKIRQVLLNILNNAVKFTESGDIKLSIAEQARTENWYSLRFSIVDQGIGIGEETLPKLFEPFVQADGSITRRYGGTGLGLSICRKLVNLMSGEIGVESKVGSGSTFWFMIPLEAQT; encoded by the coding sequence GTGCCCGAAGTAAACGAAACGACATTGCAGCTTTCTGCACCTGATAATCAGTTGCGAATTTTAGCCGAAGCGATTCCACAGATGGTCTGGACGTCTGATGCGCGCGGCAATGTACAGTATGCCAACAAGCAGTGGTACGAATACACCGGCTTGAGCTACGACCAGACACGCAATATGCACTGGTTGGTTTGCGTGCATCCCGATGATGCGCAATCAACGCGGGAAGCGTGGCTGAAGGCAGTCGAGACAGGCAATATCTACGAGGTGACGCACCGACTGAAAGGAGCGGATAACTCCTATCGATGGCACCTTTCACGAGCCTTGCCGGTCAAAAACAAAAGGGGCGATCTTGAAAATTGGTTCGGCACAAGCACTGACATAGAAGACCAGCGACAAGCGAGCGAGCGTGTGCAAGCTCTCTTAGAATCGAGCGTGCAGGAGCGCACAGAAGCGCTTGAGATTGCACGTGATGAGGCAATCAGAGCGTCATCGCTCAAATCACAATTTGTCCAGAATATCAGTCATGAAATTCGCACGCCGATGAGCGGAATTCTGGGCATGTCCGAGCTCCTGGCTGAGATGGAGCTGCCCTCTGATGCTAGAGAGATGGCGAATCATATTTTGACCGCAGCCGGCACTCTTATGGAAATTGTCAACGACTTGCTTGATTTCTCAAAGCTCGATGCAAACAAAGTCGCCTTACAGAAGAGTAAATTCAGCCTGTCCGAGTTGATTGAATCTGTTACTCTTTCCATTTCCTGTGCCCTCGGCAAGAAAAATCTCAATTTGATCGTAGACGTTCAAGAAGGTCTCCCCGACTCATTTATGGGCGACGAGAAAAAAATTCGTCAGGTCCTTTTGAACATCCTCAATAATGCCGTCAAGTTCACCGAATCTGGTGACATCAAACTTTCGATTGCAGAACAGGCACGCACGGAGAACTGGTATTCACTGCGCTTTTCCATTGTCGATCAGGGAATCGGCATAGGTGAAGAAACGCTGCCCAAATTATTCGAGCCCTTTGTGCAGGCAGACGGTTCTATCACTCGTCGATATGGCGGCACCGGTCTGGGACTATCAATTTGCCGCAAACTGGTCAATCTGATGAGCGGTGAGATTGGTGTTGAAAGCAAGGTTGGAAGCGGCTCGACTTTCTGGTTTATGATACCTCTGGAAGCGCAGACTTAG
- a CDS encoding serine hydroxymethyltransferase, with the protein MAGLKDSDPELYKQIALELERQQNGIELIASENFVSEAVLEAQGSVLTNKYSEGLPGKRYYGGNEFIDVVEQLAIDRIKKLFNAPHANVQPHSGAQANMAVFFAMLTPGDKVMGMALDHGGHLTHGWPVAMSGKWFQSAFYGVNPETGLIDYDEVARLAKEFKPKMLICGASNYSRVIDFAKFREIADSVGAYLMADVAHIAGLIVAGEHPNAFPHAHFVTTTTHKTLRGPRGGVTMCQEEFASAIDKAVFPGIQGGPLEHVIAAKAACFHEAMQPEFKVYQKQVVANARALAGALKENGLNIVSGGTDNHLMTADLRPFKITGKKASSLLDSVHITTNKNTIPNDPEKPMVTSGIRIGTPAVTTRGMKEPEMEKIAACITEKLENPTDDATHQKVLKSVGELCKAFPLYKERLAGVR; encoded by the coding sequence GTGGCCGGTCTGAAAGATAGTGATCCCGAGCTTTACAAGCAAATTGCCCTCGAGTTGGAGCGGCAACAAAACGGCATCGAGCTTATTGCCAGTGAGAATTTCGTCAGTGAGGCGGTGCTGGAAGCGCAGGGTTCGGTTCTGACGAACAAGTATTCTGAGGGGCTGCCGGGCAAACGTTATTATGGTGGCAACGAATTCATCGATGTCGTTGAGCAACTGGCAATCGACCGCATCAAAAAGCTTTTCAATGCTCCCCACGCCAATGTTCAGCCCCACAGCGGCGCTCAAGCGAACATGGCTGTCTTCTTCGCTATGCTCACGCCCGGCGACAAAGTCATGGGTATGGCTCTCGATCACGGCGGTCACTTGACGCATGGATGGCCGGTGGCAATGTCGGGCAAGTGGTTCCAGTCAGCTTTCTACGGCGTCAATCCTGAAACTGGTTTGATTGATTACGACGAGGTCGCCAGGCTCGCTAAAGAATTCAAACCCAAAATGCTCATTTGTGGTGCCAGCAATTATTCACGCGTTATAGACTTTGCCAAATTCAGAGAAATCGCTGACAGTGTCGGTGCTTACTTGATGGCAGATGTGGCTCACATAGCCGGTCTGATTGTAGCCGGTGAGCATCCGAACGCATTTCCACACGCGCACTTCGTCACGACAACCACTCACAAGACCCTGCGCGGCCCACGCGGCGGCGTCACCATGTGTCAGGAAGAGTTTGCATCGGCAATCGATAAGGCAGTCTTCCCGGGCATTCAGGGCGGTCCTCTCGAGCACGTAATTGCAGCTAAGGCTGCCTGCTTCCATGAAGCCATGCAACCGGAGTTCAAGGTCTATCAAAAACAAGTTGTCGCTAATGCACGTGCTCTGGCAGGCGCATTGAAAGAAAACGGTTTGAACATAGTATCGGGCGGCACCGATAATCACTTGATGACAGCTGATCTGCGTCCTTTCAAAATTACGGGCAAGAAAGCATCTTCATTGCTCGATTCCGTGCACATCACGACAAACAAAAACACGATTCCCAACGATCCTGAAAAGCCAATGGTCACAAGTGGTATCAGAATCGGCACACCGGCTGTGACAACACGCGGCATGAAGGAACCGGAGATGGAAAAGATCGCTGCGTGCATTACTGAGAAGTTGGAAAATCCAACTGATGATGCAACTCACCAGAAGGTATTGAAGTCTGTAGGAGAACTTTGTAAGGCGTTCCCACTTTACAAAGAACGGTTGGCCGGCGTCCGATAG
- a CDS encoding undecaprenyl/decaprenyl-phosphate alpha-N-acetylglucosaminyl 1-phosphate transferase, with amino-acid sequence MKTRSNRPTRIVQVTMVVAGIIWAFTAANQDLSNCQISGFLIALAISWWLTPEIRARAVQLNLVDKPGERRIHTVPTPRLGGVAIYIAVMVSILSLILICGRLPHTARGSEGGFIGIAVGGTVIFILGLMDDLGGIPAKIKLVIQILAACAAYSMGVRIKSIPIPAWIAQGFQSVPLPDLIDKGLPPFLHLSSHYNVHAHVNTYMIELGFAIGIFLTVLWLVGIANAVNLIDGMDGLAAGVSAISALTIWSVSLAVDRPYAALVAAVLAGALLGFLRWNFNPARIFLGDSGAYLTGFILAALSITGVIKGVTTATLIVPTFMIAFLIFFFPILDTSWAIIRRVSKGVSPFTPDAGHIHHRLLRLLRNNQKKVAYLIYGMTATLGLIAAWAVGQQVYFLTLCASVIFMAVFFAEVLNRQRQRKQILPGEVPQDPPPM; translated from the coding sequence ATGAAAACGCGGTCTAATCGGCCGACCCGGATTGTGCAGGTGACAATGGTTGTTGCCGGTATCATCTGGGCATTCACCGCAGCCAATCAGGACTTGAGCAATTGTCAGATTTCCGGTTTCCTGATCGCTCTGGCTATTAGCTGGTGGCTGACTCCGGAGATACGGGCTCGGGCTGTGCAACTCAACCTGGTCGATAAGCCAGGTGAACGGCGCATTCACACAGTACCGACTCCCAGGCTGGGCGGAGTTGCCATCTACATTGCTGTCATGGTTTCTATCCTCTCTCTGATTTTGATCTGTGGGCGCCTGCCGCACACAGCTCGAGGCAGCGAGGGTGGCTTCATTGGTATCGCAGTCGGTGGCACAGTAATTTTCATTCTCGGATTGATGGATGATCTGGGCGGCATCCCCGCCAAGATCAAACTGGTAATTCAGATTCTGGCTGCCTGCGCTGCTTATTCGATGGGTGTGCGCATCAAATCGATTCCCATTCCCGCCTGGATTGCTCAGGGCTTTCAATCAGTGCCTTTGCCCGATCTGATCGACAAGGGTCTGCCGCCATTTCTGCATCTTTCATCGCACTACAATGTGCACGCTCATGTGAATACATACATGATCGAGCTCGGTTTCGCCATCGGCATATTCCTGACCGTTCTCTGGCTTGTCGGCATTGCCAACGCAGTTAATTTGATCGACGGCATGGACGGGCTCGCAGCCGGCGTCTCGGCAATCTCAGCCCTGACTATCTGGAGCGTCTCGCTGGCCGTAGACCGTCCCTACGCAGCTCTTGTGGCAGCGGTACTGGCGGGAGCCTTGCTTGGATTTTTGCGCTGGAATTTCAACCCCGCCCGTATATTCCTGGGCGATTCAGGTGCTTATCTGACCGGGTTTATCCTGGCCGCGCTCTCTATTACGGGCGTGATCAAGGGTGTCACGACGGCGACATTGATCGTGCCTACATTCATGATCGCCTTTCTCATCTTCTTCTTTCCTATTCTCGATACCTCGTGGGCCATCATCAGGCGCGTATCTAAGGGTGTTTCACCTTTTACGCCCGATGCCGGGCACATTCACCACAGGTTGCTTCGACTGCTGAGAAACAACCAGAAGAAGGTCGCCTATCTTATCTATGGCATGACTGCTACCCTGGGTCTGATCGCTGCCTGGGCGGTGGGGCAACAGGTCTATTTCTTGACACTCTGTGCCAGCGTAATATTCATGGCAGTGTTTTTCGCTGAGGTGCTTAACCGCCAGCGGCAGAGAAAACAAATATTACCGGGCGAAGTGCCTCAAGACCCTCCGCCCATGTAA
- a CDS encoding CPBP family intramembrane metalloprotease, translating to MPQRQIDVWASEAQGAAFQLSSVNPVFFWLAGFVALIAAVVLVKNEKVKDRLKDALLLTATIYVCLHLWHALDPNKAQKSSTAPVIDSDKAELSLKMAQALESTSQVFLSPKLVDRRHPNVSLPVPDAPRTAEKQIEMLKREAQRILGDLVQKNPQAGILESKYAIVTHELDDPNSMSLERLSHIDTTNAKRLHQALTVLYVTPKPTSAEVTEAETIFKEILPRGWYRDTALLELYKKVGRKADYQALHNQTSEQGLALVTRMVVVFCVMALSFLVGLIVILVQLFFLPRHVTKEEDRALIASPVAFDLKTIYAVFVAWMCTQVLLSSVLQSGIKIGELMNHGTLLAALTTAGLYLASNGPGILYIYLLAARPNKLSLFDTVRFRTKIGKLGPGRLVLAGWLTWFSAVPVVLICYLLAMKFMNSQGSSNPIIALVMEAARSADVVSILVFYFTLGVLAPICEETLFRGFLYTSLRRYRGVFPCLLLTALLFAGVHMDGGGFLPLFGLGLLFGFVVERTKSTLASMVAHGMWNSGTFTLVLLLFGS from the coding sequence GTGCCTCAGCGGCAGATTGACGTCTGGGCATCGGAAGCTCAGGGAGCCGCGTTTCAATTGTCGAGTGTTAATCCAGTTTTCTTTTGGCTAGCCGGCTTCGTCGCGCTAATAGCGGCTGTTGTTCTGGTCAAAAACGAGAAGGTCAAGGACCGACTCAAAGACGCATTGCTTTTAACGGCGACGATATACGTCTGCCTGCACCTCTGGCATGCTTTAGACCCGAACAAGGCACAAAAGTCTTCCACTGCTCCAGTCATCGATTCTGACAAGGCGGAGCTGTCTCTCAAGATGGCTCAGGCTCTGGAGTCGACCTCGCAAGTGTTCTTGAGCCCCAAGCTTGTTGATAGGCGACACCCGAACGTCAGCTTGCCTGTGCCGGATGCCCCTCGAACTGCCGAAAAGCAGATAGAAATGCTGAAGCGAGAGGCACAACGAATTCTCGGAGATCTTGTTCAAAAGAACCCGCAGGCCGGCATATTGGAAAGCAAATATGCCATTGTCACGCACGAACTTGATGACCCTAATAGCATGTCCCTCGAGCGTTTGTCGCATATTGACACGACCAACGCGAAGCGGCTGCACCAGGCCTTGACCGTGCTGTACGTGACGCCCAAGCCTACGTCCGCGGAGGTGACCGAGGCGGAGACGATCTTCAAGGAAATCTTGCCGCGCGGTTGGTATCGAGACACGGCGCTGCTCGAGCTCTACAAGAAGGTTGGAAGAAAGGCTGACTACCAGGCTCTGCACAATCAAACCTCAGAGCAGGGGCTTGCTCTTGTGACAAGAATGGTTGTTGTTTTCTGTGTAATGGCACTTTCGTTTCTGGTTGGTTTGATAGTTATTCTGGTGCAGCTGTTTTTCCTGCCCAGGCACGTCACCAAAGAGGAAGACAGAGCCCTCATAGCGTCGCCCGTAGCTTTCGATCTAAAGACGATTTATGCGGTTTTCGTTGCCTGGATGTGTACTCAGGTTCTGTTGAGTTCGGTTCTACAATCAGGCATCAAGATTGGCGAACTGATGAATCACGGCACTCTGCTCGCCGCCCTGACCACAGCTGGTTTATATCTGGCAAGCAATGGTCCGGGCATTCTTTATATCTATTTGTTAGCTGCAAGACCCAATAAGCTCAGTCTTTTCGATACGGTGCGATTCAGAACGAAGATAGGAAAACTCGGTCCGGGAAGGCTCGTGTTGGCTGGGTGGTTGACCTGGTTTTCCGCAGTGCCCGTGGTTCTTATTTGTTATCTGCTGGCTATGAAGTTCATGAACTCGCAGGGTTCATCCAATCCGATCATTGCTCTAGTAATGGAAGCGGCACGGTCGGCTGATGTAGTTTCGATCCTGGTCTTTTATTTTACGCTCGGTGTGCTCGCACCAATTTGTGAGGAAACCCTTTTCAGGGGCTTTTTGTACACGAGCTTGCGGCGCTACCGTGGCGTGTTTCCGTGTCTCCTTCTCACAGCTCTGCTCTTTGCCGGAGTCCATATGGATGGTGGCGGTTTTCTGCCCCTTTTCGGTCTGGGACTGTTGTTTGGCTTTGTCGTTGAACGCACCAAATCCACACTGGCCAGCATGGTCGCGCATGGAATGTGGAACAGCGGCACTTTTACCCTTGTCTTGCTACTATTCGGCAGCTGA